In the genome of Rhodamnia argentea isolate NSW1041297 chromosome 3, ASM2092103v1, whole genome shotgun sequence, one region contains:
- the LOC115746495 gene encoding dehydration-responsive element-binding protein 1E-like: MNTSMQLQSDVLVPEQSSSSPPSESSPSHPACSDEVGVVVLASSRPKKPAGRRVFKETRHPVYRGVRRRNRGKWVCELREPNKKTRIWLGTYPTAEMAARAHDVAALALRGRQGGACLNFADSAWRLPAPASHDAAEIRRAAAAAAEAFRPANAEEAVSSGGEASGGSICTGREASVGAPDDDDDHHHHKMVKQERECDSMEIEETTWFDMKKWLEGPLLSPTPHDASVHFSWNSDEDSDHADISLWSYSL; the protein is encoded by the coding sequence ATGAACACTTCCATGCAACTACAGTCGGACGTGCTGGTGCCGGAgcagtcgtcgtcgtcgccgccaTCGGAATCCTCCCCTAGCCACCCCGCGTGCTCTGACGAGGTTGGGGTCGTGGTGCTGGCGTCGAGCAGGCCGAAGAAGCCAGCTGGGCGGAGGGTCTTCAAGGAGACGAGGCATCCGGTGTACCGGGGGGTCCGGCGGCGGAACAGGGGCAAGTGGGTGTGCGAGCTCCGGGAGCCCAACAAGAAGACCCGGATATGGCTCGGGACGTACCCGACAGCGGAGATGGCCGCGCGAGCCCACGACGTGGCCGCGCTGGCCCTCCGTGGGAGGCAGGGCGGCGCGTGCCTCAACTTCGCCGACTCCGCCTGGCGCCTTCCCGCCCCGGCGTCCCACGACGCGGCCGAGATACGGAGGGCCGCGGCGGCTGCGGCCGAGGCGTTCCGGCCTGCCAATGCCGAGGAGGCGGTCTCTTCGGGGGGCGAAGCCAGCGGAGGGAGCATATGCACCGGCCGAGAGGCAAGTGTGGGTGCtccagatgatgatgatgatcatcatcatcataaaatggtcaagcaagagagagagtgcgACTCCATGGAGATTGAAGAGACGACGTGGTTCGACATGAAGAAGTGGCTCGAGGGTCCTCTTCTATCTCCGACGCCACACGATGCCAGCGTTCATTTCAGCTGGAACTCCGATGAGGACAGCGATCATGCAGATATTTCCCTGTGGAGCTACTCCTTGTGA
- the LOC115746498 gene encoding uncharacterized protein LOC115746498 produces the protein MEITTVNFHHRKSFKIDPRPLMLKDYLRDDMSSCSSNGFKSFPRRQCCTTVRFLLEIDLKAAPPSTPSKRRPRRSSSRSPATASVLQGASVKVLNAVKLLQFHSTKSPSGNVAKKSKVRSRKGLLPRSLSRKLWKWSFWKKTPRREGGGEEIGRRRSIEKRPPPSSDRNANSAIAPHRLSTSSSSSNNRQHSSSWDSSEFTAELVRCPSGDSEISARRNEVVLEDKGLERRGPHDEKVSDKVGATHGQDSITATPTCSKQEWPNEEKEQFSPVSVLDCPFKDDEDIASPFGWSPSRIGGAKQRPKHKARRCERLSRLKPVQLEKRIALSELEGESLVQHSSLTPSPSVLTEDQDGETEIEEKIRELLDATMGVNPSFVSKVDILLLDFFRERLEEEEGTNKIAIGGSSDELETELLKVADGWIKGQPQEVFLGWEVEDGRDAYIKDMERRERWRDVGEEKMGVALDLEVEVWSYVMDEVLLDIIFS, from the exons ATGGAAATAACCACCGTTAATTTCCACCACCGGAAGTCCTTCAAGATCGACCCGCGCCCTCTGATGCTCAAGGACTACTTGCGGGATGACATGAGCTCCTGCTCATCCAACGGATTCAAATCCTTCCCCCGCCGACAGTGCTGCACCACCGTCCGATTCCTCCTCGAGATCGACCTCAAAGCGGCACCACCCTCGACCCCCTCGAAACGACGTCCGCGGAGAAGCAGTTCGCGCTCTCCGGCGACGGCCTCTGTTCTGCAGGGAGCCTCCGTCAAGGTCCTCAACGCCGTGAAACTCCTCCAGTTTCATTCCACCAAGTCTCCGTCGGGCAACGTGGCGAAGAAGAGCAAAGTTCGCAGCCGCAAGGGGCTCTTGCCACGGAGCCTCTCGCGGAAGCTGTGGAAGTGGAGCTTCTGGAAGAAAACGCCGAGACGAGAGGGGGGCGGCGAGGAGATTGGACGGCGGAGGTCCATCGAGAAGCGGCCGCCGCCGTCCTCCGATCGGAATGCCAACTCGGCAATCGCACCTCACAGGTTATCCACAAGCTCCAGCAGTAGTAACAACCGCCAGCACAGTAGCAGCTGGGACAGCAGCGAGTTCACGGCCGAGTTGGTCCGCTGTCCGAGCGGCGACTCGGAAATCTCCGCACGCCGAAACGAGGTCGTATTGGAGGATAAGGGCTTAGAGCGGAGGGGACCACACGATGAGAAGGTCAGCGATAAAGTAGGCGCAACACACGGCCAGGATTCCATCACAGCAACCCCCACCTGCTCTAAG CAAGAATGGCCTAATGAGGAGAAGGAGCAGTTCAGTCCAGTGTCTGTGTTGGACTGTCCATTCAAGGATGATGAAGACATTGCTTCACCCTTTGGTTGGAGCCCCTCGCGCATTGGAg GTGCTAAGCAGAGGCCCAAGCACAAGGCGCGCCGGTGCGAGAGGCTTTCTCGACTGAAGCCGGTACAGCTGGAGAAGAGGATCGCCTTATCGGAGCTTGAAGGCGAATCTCTGGTGCAGCACTCGAGCTTGACCCCTAGCCCGAGCGTTCTTACCGAGGATCAAGACGGCGAAACCGAAATCGAAGAAAAGATTCGAGAATTGCTTGATGCCACCATGGGAGTTAACCCGTCTTTCGTCTCGAAGGTGGACATTCTCCTGTTGGACTTCTTTCGAGAGAggctggaggaggaggagggcacGAACAAGATCGCGATCGGAGGATCATCGGATGAACTAGAGACCGAACTGCTGAAGGTAGCTGATGGTTGGATCAAGGGACAACCCCAGGAAGTGTTTCTAGGATGGGAGGTTGAAGATGGGAGGGATGCTTACATTAAGGAcatggagaggagagagagatggagagatgTGGGTGAAGAAAAGATGGGAGTTGCTTTGGACTTGGAGGTTGAGGTTTGGAGTTATGTGATGGATGAAGTCTTGCTTGATATTATCTTTAGCTGA
- the LOC115746494 gene encoding lysophospholipid acyltransferase 1-like, with product MEVDMESMASAIGVSVPVFRFLLCFLATIPVSFLWRFVPGRLAKHAYSACSGALLSYLSFGFSSNLHFLVPMLLGYLSMAAYRSKCGIITFFLGFGYLIGCHVYYMSGDAWKEGGIDATGALMVLTLKVISCAINYDDGLLKEEDLRESQKKNRLIKLPSLIEYFGYCLCCGSHFAGPVYEMKDYLEWTEGKGIWGHSDKGPKPSTFGATLRAILQAAVCMALYLYLVPQYPLSQFTDPVYHEWGFWKRLSYQYMAGFTARWKYYFIWSISEASLIISGLGFSGWTDTSPPKPRWDRAKNVDILGVEFAKSAVELPLVWNIQVSTWLRHYVYDRLVQKGKKPGFFQLLATQTVSAVWHGLYPGYIIFFVQSALMIAGSRVIYRWQQAIPPKMALMKNILVFLNFAYTLLVLNYSCVGFMVLSLRETIASYGSVHYIGTILPIALILLGYVIKPGKPARSKGRKEQ from the exons ATGGAGGTCGACATGGAATCCATGGCCTCCGCCATCGGCGTCTCCGTCCCCGTGTTCCGCTTCCTCCTCTGCTTCCTCGCCACCATCCCCGTCTCCTTCCTCTGGCGGTTCGTCCCCGGCCGGCTCGCGAAGCACGCCTACTCCGCCTGCTCGGGCGCTCTCCTCTCGTACCTCTCGTTCGGCTTCTCTTCGAACCTCCACTTCCTGGTGCCAATGCTGCTGGGTTACTTGTCGATGGCGGCTTATCGGTCAAAGTGCGGGATCATCACTTTCTTCCTCGGATTCGGCTACCTAATTGGCTG CCATGTCTACTACATGAGTGGGGATGCATGGAAAGAAGGCGGCATTGATGCGACTG GAGCTTTAATGGTGTTGACATTGAAAGTCATCTCATGTGCAATCAACTATGATGATGGGTTGCTGAAGGAGGAGGATCTTCGCGAGTCTCAGAAGAAGAATCGTTTAATTAAGTTGCCCTCGTTGATAGAGTACTTTGGCTACTGCCTCTGCTGTGGCAGTCACTTTGCTGGTCCTGTTTATGAGATGAAGGATTATCTGGAATGGACTGAAGGGAAGGGG ATTTGGGGCCACTCAGATAAAGGACCTAAACCATCAACTTTTGGCGCAACCCTACGAGCCATTCTCCAAGCAGCCGTTTGCATGGCTTTGTACCTGTACCTGGTGCCCCAGTATCCTTTGTCTCAGTTTACGGATCCAGTATACCACGAATGGGGATTTTGGAAGCGGTTGAGTTATCAATATATGGCTGGATTCACGGCACGTTGGAAATATTATTTCATCTGGTCAATTTCTGAGGCCTCTCTAATTATATCTGGCCTTGGGTTCAGTGGCTGGACAGATACTTCTCCACCAAAGCCACGGTGGGACAGGGCAAAGAATGTTGACATCCTAGGAGTTGAGTTTGCGAAGAGTGCAGTTGAGTTGCCACTTGTATGGAATATCCAAGTCAGCACTTGGCTCCGTCATT ATGTTTATGATAGGCTTGTTCAGAAGGGGAAAAAACCGGGCTTCTTCCAGTTGCTAGCAACTCAGACAGTCAGCGCAGTTTGGCAC GGATTATATCCTGGATATATCATTTTCTTTGTACAGTCAGCCCTCATGATAGCTGGATCTAGAG TGATATACAGATGGCAACAGGCTATTCCTCCAAAGATGGCTTTGATGAAGAATATATTAGTGTTTCTGAATTTCGCCTACACCTTATTGGTTCTGAATTATTCGTGTGTTGGTTTCATG GTGTTGAGTTTACGCGAGACAATTGCCTCGTACGGAAGTGTACATTACATTGGAACCATTCTTCCCATAGCTTTGATCCTCCTTGGGTATGTAATCAAACCGGGGAAACCAGCCAGATCTAAAGGTCGCAAGGAACAGTGA
- the LOC115746450 gene encoding sugar carrier protein C-like produces the protein MAGGGLVTGPGKNYPGNLTCRVFMTCIVAATGGLIFGYDLGISGGVTSMDSFLKEFFPSVYQKESSVTPSDDQYCKFNSQILTLFTSSLYLAALVSSMAASSVTRAFGRRFTMLSGGLLFCAGAIINGFAKYVWMLIVGRILLGFGIGCANQSVPIYVSETAPYKYRGALNMMFQLAITIGILIANLLNYMFAKIEGGWGWRLSLGGAVVPALIIILGSFSLPETPNSLIERGKFDEARAQLVRIRGIKNVDEEFEDLVAASERSKQMKHPWANLLKRKYRPQLTMAICIPFFQQLTGMNVFMFYAPVLFKTIGFGSTASLMSAVITGGVNALATFVSIFAVDKFGRRFFFFEGGLQMLICQVVITVAIALKFGTTGNPGTLSHSYALTVVVAICTYVAGYAWSWGPLGWLIPSEIFPLEIRSAAQSINVSVNMIFTFFIAQIFTLMLCRLKFGLFIFFACWVVIMTIFIYKFLPETKGIPIEEMHRVWEKHPYWSKFVKEGGDGGNGKSGGGDDDKPVSLE, from the exons ATGGCAGGTGGTGGTCTCGTCACCGGTCCCGGAAAGAACTATCCGGGCAATCTCACGTGCAGGGTTTTCATGACCTGCATCGTCGCGGCGACCGGAGGTTTGATCTTCGGCTATGATCTCGGCAtatcag GTGGAGTTACGTCGATGGACTCCTTCTTGAAGGAGTTCTTTCCCTCGGTCTACCAGAAGGAGTCGTCGGTGACGCCATCCGACGATCAGTACTGCAAGTTCAACAGCCAGATCCTGACCCTGTTCACCTCGTCGCTCTACTTGGCGGCGCTCGTGTCGTCGATGGCAGCGTCCTCCGTAACCCGGGCCTTTGGGAGGCGGTTTACGATGCTCTCGGGTGGCCTCCTCTTCTGTGCTGGCGCGATCATCAACGGCTTTGCCAAGTACGTCTGGATGCTCATTGTCGGCCGCATCTTACTAGGGTTTGGCATTGGATGTGCTAATCAG TCTGTACCGATCTATGTATCCGAAACGGCTCCCTACAAGTACCGCGGCGCGCTGAATATGATGTTCCAATTAGCAATCACGATCGGGATCCTTATAGCCAACCTCCTCAACTACATGTTCGCCAAGATAGAGGGCGGCTGGGGGTGGCGTCTCAGCCTAGGCGGCGCAGTCGTCCCCGCCCTAATCATAATCCTCGGGTCGTTCAGCCTCCCAGAGACGCCTAATTCGCTGATCGAGCGCGGGAAGTTCGACGAAGCCCGAGCTCAGCTGGTACGCATCCGGGGGATCAAGAACGTGGACGAGGAGTTCGAGGACCTGGTGGCGGCCAGCGAGCGGTCCAAGCAAATGAAGCATCCGTGGGCGAACTTGTTGAAGAGGAAGTATCGGCCGCAGCTGACCATGGCGATATGCATCCCTTTCTTCCAGCAACTGACCGGGATGAACGTCTTCATGTTCTACGCGCCAGTCCTGTTCAAGACGATCGGGTTCGGGAGCACCGCCTCTCTCATGTCAGCCGTGATCACGGGCGGGGTGAATGCACTTGCGACGTTCGTCTCGATCTTCGCCGTGGACAAATTCGGGAGGAGGTTTTTCTTCTTCGAGGGTGGACTCCAAATGCTCATTTGCCAG GTGGTGATCACCGTGGCCATCGCACTCAAGTTCGGGACTACCGGCAACCCCGGCACGCTGTCCCACTCGTACGCCCTGACCGTGGTGGTGGCGATCTGCACGTACGTGGCGGGCTACGCGTGGTCGTGGGGCCCGCTGGGCTGGCTGATCCCTAGCGAGATATTCCCCCTGGAGATCCGGTCAGCCGCGCAGAGCATCAACGTGTCGGTGAACATGATCTTCACCTTCTTCATCGCGCAGATCTTCACCCTCATGCTGTGCCGGCTCAAGTTCGggctcttcatcttcttcgcttGCTGGGTCGTGATCATGACCATCTTCATCTACAAGTTCCTGCCGGAGACCAAGGGCATCCCCATCGAAGAAATGCACCGCGTGTGGGAGAAGCATCCTTACTGGAGCAAGTTCGTTAAGGAGGGCGGTGACGGCGGCAACGGGAAAAGTGGCGGCGGTGATGATGATAAGCCGGTGTCTCTGGAGTAG